The Reichenbachiella carrageenanivorans region ACTTTTCACACTAGGCAGAGATCAGGGCTATACCGAAAAGGACATCTCAGAAGCTGCTAGAGCCTTTACTGGCTGGGGATTCGACCGCACGGGGAATTTCAAATTCAGACAAATGGTCCACGACAACAATAGCAAAGTGGTCTTTGGGCAAACTGGCAACTTCGATGGAGACGACATCCTTGACATGCTTTTAGCCAATAAACAAACAGCTCATTATATCAGTCAGAAATGGGTACGCTACTTCGTGCACTCAGAGGGTAATGAAAAGTTAGAAAAAAAAGTAGCCGATGCCTTTTACAGTTCCAACTACGACATCAAAACCGCCCTAACGGCACTGTTCACCTCGCCTGACTTTTACGACAAAAAAAACATAGGCCAGCGCATCAAATCTCCGATCGAACTGATTGTGAGCGTGCAACGCCAGCTACACTTGAAAATAGAAGACCCTAGCAGCCTACTCTACTTGCAACGTATGCAAGGGCAAGTACTATTCAACCCGCCCAATGTGGCTGGGTGGCCAGATGGGCAAGACTGGGTAGACAGTGCCACCCTCCTGTTTCGCCTCCACTTGCCACAGCTTATTTTCAAGTCTGCGCTGATTCAAAACCACCCTGACAGTTCGTTCGACGACAATGATGCATTTGCCATAAAGGGTCGACTTCGGGCTTTAAAAACCGATCTAAATTTGAATGAACTGGAGAATGATTTCAAAAATAAAAGTGCCGATGATCTGGCGCTATTTCTAATCCAAGGAAAATGGTCAGTAGATGCATCGGCCTACCCCACTGACTTTATTGATCAAATCATATTTCTCACATCCAAACCTGAGTATCAATTATGCTAAAGTCCACACACAGCCGAAGACAGTTTCTCAAGCAGTCGTCCTGCATTACTGCTGGCACATTACTATTGCCTTCTTTTTTGCAAGCTGGCTTAGCGCCAATGACTCAAGACACTCGTCTGGTCATCGTACAGCTTTCTGGCGGCAACGATGGTCTCAATACGATCATCCCATACCAAAATACAGATCTACTCCGACTGAGACCTAACCTCCTTTCGAGTGACCGTCGACTACTCAAGATCAACGATGAGTTGGCTTTCAACGCTGGTTTTTCAGGATTCAGAGATTTGTACAACCAAGGAGACGTCTGTATCCTCAACAGCGTGGGCTACCCCAACCCTAATCGGTCGCATTTCCGATCGATGGATATTTGGCAATCTGCCAGCCCATCGGACGAATACCTTTCTACAGGATGGATCGGTCGCTATCTCGACCAAGAATGTGGCTCAGAGGCCAATATAGGAGCCATCGAAATGAGCGACGTACTCAGCCTAGCACTCAAGGGACAAAAAGAAAAAGGGACACCCCTGACCAATGTGGGGCAGTTTTATCAAGCCACTAAACAGGTAGAGTTAGACCCAACACCCCATGTACACAGCCCTACGGCCGACTTTCTCTACAAGACCGCTGCCAACACCCAAAACAGCGCCCAGTACTTGTATGAGAAAAGTAAAATCTACCGCTCGAAACATAATTATCCCAATCACAAGTTTGGGTCAGACATGAAAGAGATCAGTGAAATGATTAGTTCTGGAGTAGACGCCCCTATTTACTACGCAAGCCTAAGCGGATTCGACACGCACAACAATCAGCTGGGTCGGCAAGAGCGGCTGCTTCAGATGTACAGCGAAACCATGAGAATTTTCGCCGATGACTTAAAAAGTTCAGACAGATGGAAAAACACATTGGTGCTTACCTTTTCGGAATTTGGCAGACGTGTCACCCAAAATGGGAGTCAGGGAACTGACCACGGCAAAGCCAATAATCTATTCCTCATGGGCGGAGGACTCAAAAAACAAGGGCTGTACAACCCACTCCCCAACATCAACCAGCTAGATCAAGGCGACCTCAAACATGAGATAGATTTCAAACAGGTCTATAGTACGGTACTCAACGACTGGCTCAAAACCGATGCAAGAGCCATCATCAAAGGAGATTTTAAATCATTGAATTTTATTTAAACCCCATACCACATGGTTCACTTGCGTTAGCAGATATTTTCATTAACTTATCCATTCATTATCTGCCAACGAATAAGAAAATTGCAAATTCAGGAAATGGAATTGGTTCGTCTGCTTCGCCGCAAAGACGAAAAAGGCTTCGAGTACTTGTACACCAATTACGCTGGTGCCTTGTATGGTGTGGTGTCTAGGATCGTAATAGACCGAGACATTGCCGACGAACTCCTGCAAGATGCTTTCCTGAAGATTTACAATAAAATAGATTCATTCGATGCCTCGAAAGGAAAACTATTTACCTGGATGCTCAACCTGACACGAAATCTGGCCATCGACAAACTTCGATCTAAGGAAATGAGCCAGCGTAGAAAATCCGATAATGTAGGAGACTCCGTATATAAACTGGATCGTGAAAGCACCCCTTCACAAGAAGATCACATTGGGGTTCGTGAGTTGTTGAATCAATTGGATGAAAACCAAAAGCAAGTGATGGAATTAGTTTATTTCGGGGGATTTACACAAGCAGAGGCTGCAGATGAACTCCAGTTGCCACTAGGCACCGTGAAAACTCGCGTACGATCTGCACTCATTTATTTCAGAAAAACACTAGACGTCAGATGAATATCGAGGAATACATAGCGTCCGGTATTTTAGAGCTCTATGTGCTCGACGAACTGCCTGCAACAGAGCGGGCAGAAGTAGAACAAATGTGCGAAGTACATAAGGAAATCCGCCTCGAACTATCGCTAATAGAAAACACAATGGGCACACTGGCACTACATACCGCGGTAATGCCTCCTCCTGCCCTGAAAGAAAAAATCAAAACACAAATATCCGCATCAGCTCCCAAAGCCATTGAAATGCCTACTGTAGCGCCAGAACGGCCATTCAATTTTGCGGTGGCTGCGTCTGTGTCTGTAGCGATACTGGCTTCTGCACTGGCCTTTTACTTCTACAGCCAGTGGCAGTCTACCCAAGGACAGCTAGAAGTATTGATCGCGCAAAATCAGGAAGTGGCCGACAATTATCAGTTTGTAAACAAACGACTGCAAGGACTAGAATCGGATCTCGATATACTGAG contains the following coding sequences:
- a CDS encoding DUF1800 domain-containing protein; this translates as MKLNQQEVQHLLLRAGFGDNRQVIGSYIGQSPELILQKQFELCNKNTPVQIKLPKYEPTPYKELSEIEKQAIRKEAREQVKALNIEWIKTMASAPSSCQDKIAMFWHDHFACSAANGVFLQSYLDTIRGHALGNFGDMLKAVSKEPAMLQYLNNQQNKKSAPNENFAREVMELFTLGRDQGYTEKDISEAARAFTGWGFDRTGNFKFRQMVHDNNSKVVFGQTGNFDGDDILDMLLANKQTAHYISQKWVRYFVHSEGNEKLEKKVADAFYSSNYDIKTALTALFTSPDFYDKKNIGQRIKSPIELIVSVQRQLHLKIEDPSSLLYLQRMQGQVLFNPPNVAGWPDGQDWVDSATLLFRLHLPQLIFKSALIQNHPDSSFDDNDAFAIKGRLRALKTDLNLNELENDFKNKSADDLALFLIQGKWSVDASAYPTDFIDQIIFLTSKPEYQLC
- a CDS encoding DUF1501 domain-containing protein, which codes for MLKSTHSRRQFLKQSSCITAGTLLLPSFLQAGLAPMTQDTRLVIVQLSGGNDGLNTIIPYQNTDLLRLRPNLLSSDRRLLKINDELAFNAGFSGFRDLYNQGDVCILNSVGYPNPNRSHFRSMDIWQSASPSDEYLSTGWIGRYLDQECGSEANIGAIEMSDVLSLALKGQKEKGTPLTNVGQFYQATKQVELDPTPHVHSPTADFLYKTAANTQNSAQYLYEKSKIYRSKHNYPNHKFGSDMKEISEMISSGVDAPIYYASLSGFDTHNNQLGRQERLLQMYSETMRIFADDLKSSDRWKNTLVLTFSEFGRRVTQNGSQGTDHGKANNLFLMGGGLKKQGLYNPLPNINQLDQGDLKHEIDFKQVYSTVLNDWLKTDARAIIKGDFKSLNFI
- a CDS encoding RNA polymerase sigma factor, with the protein product MQIQEMELVRLLRRKDEKGFEYLYTNYAGALYGVVSRIVIDRDIADELLQDAFLKIYNKIDSFDASKGKLFTWMLNLTRNLAIDKLRSKEMSQRRKSDNVGDSVYKLDRESTPSQEDHIGVRELLNQLDENQKQVMELVYFGGFTQAEAADELQLPLGTVKTRVRSALIYFRKTLDVR
- a CDS encoding anti-sigma factor; protein product: MNIEEYIASGILELYVLDELPATERAEVEQMCEVHKEIRLELSLIENTMGTLALHTAVMPPPALKEKIKTQISASAPKAIEMPTVAPERPFNFAVAASVSVAILASALAFYFYSQWQSTQGQLEVLIAQNQEVADNYQFVNKRLQGLESDLDILSSPDYARIAMNGTENSPQSLATVYWNSHTAEVYLKIQNLKSLSEQQQYQLWAIVDGVPVDMGVFDTSTDLLQMKSVSAAAAFAVTIEPKGGSENPSLETMQVVGTTEV